The following are encoded in a window of Mustela nigripes isolate SB6536 chromosome 1, MUSNIG.SB6536, whole genome shotgun sequence genomic DNA:
- the BCL9L gene encoding LOW QUALITY PROTEIN: B-cell CLL/lymphoma 9-like protein (The sequence of the model RefSeq protein was modified relative to this genomic sequence to represent the inferred CDS: deleted 1 base in 1 codon): MRILANKTRLPHPRRREAPGSPPLSPRGHCPPAPAKPMHPENKLTNHGKTGNGGAQSQHQNVNQGPTCNLGPKGVGAGSHGAKANQISPSNSSLKNPQAGVPPFSSLKGKVKRERSVSVDSGEQREAGTPSLDSEAKEVAPRSKRRCVLERKQPYSGDEWCSGPDSEEDDKPIGATHNCNVADPAMTAPQLGPGQAAQLPLSDSSAPGPPHGPPPGLRPDAPGGGGGGVPGKPPSQYVYVFTTHLANTAAEAVLQGRADSILAYHQQNVPRAKLDQAPKVPPTPEPLPLSTPSAGTPQSQAPPLPPPPPSAPSSAPPTLPSDGPPEDASQDLTPNSVGAASTGGGAGGTHPNTPTAATASNPLPPGGDPGGAPGPALLAEAAPTGNGQRSLVGSEGLSKEQLEHRERSLQTLRDIERLLLRSGETEPFLKGPPGGAGEGGPPAQAPPASQQPPTAPPSGLKKYEEPLQSMISQTQSLGGPPLEHEVPGHPPGGDMGQQMNMMMQRLGQDSLTPEQVAWRKLQEEYYEEKRRKEEQIGLHGGRPLQDMMGMGGMMVRGPPPPYHSKPGDQWPPGMGAPLRGPMDVQDPMQLRGGPPFPGPRFPGNQMQRVPGFGGMQGMPMEVPMNAMQRPVRPGMGWTEDLPPMGGPSNFAQNAVPYPGGQGEAERFMTPRVREELLRHQLLEKRSMGMQRPLGMAGGAMGQGMEMERMMQAHRQMEPAMFPGQMAGGEGLAGTPMGMEFGGGRGLLSPPMGQSGLREVDPPMGPGNLNMNMNVNMNMNMNLNVQMTPQQQMLMSQKMRGPGDMMGPQGLSPEEMARVRAQNSSGGMMGGPQKMLMPSQFPNQGQQGFSGGQGPFQAMPQDMGNTQDMFSPDQSSMPMGNVGTTRLSHMPLPPASNPPGSVHSAPNRGLGRRPSDLTISINQMGSPGMGHLKSPTLSQVHSPLVTSPSANLKSPQTPSQMVPLPSANPPGPLKSPQVLSSSLSVRSPTGSPSRLKSPSVAVPSPGWVASPKTAMPSPGVPQNKQPPLNMNSSTTLGSMEQGALPPSGPRSSSSAPPANPPSSLMNPSLPFTSSPDPTPSQNPLSLMMSQMSKYAMPSSTPLYHNAIKTIATSDDELLPDRPLLPPPPPPQGSGPGISNNQPNPMHLNSAAAQSPMGMNLPGQQPLSHEPPPTMLPSPTPLGSNIPLHPNAQGTGGPPQNSMMLPPGGPDSLNAPCGPVPSSSQMMPFPPRLQQPHGAMAPSGGGGGGPGLQQHYPSSMPLPPEDLPSQPPGPIPPQQHLMGKGMAGRMGDAYPPGVLPGVASVLSDPELSEVIRPTPTGIPEFDLSRIIPSEKPSSTLQYFPKSENQPPKAQPPNLHLMNLQNMMAEQTPSRPPNLPGQQGVQRGLNMSMCHPGQMSLLGRTGVPPQQGVVPHGLHQGVMSPPQGLMTQQNFMLMKQRGVGGEVYSQPPHMLSPQGSLMGPPPQQNLMVSHPLRQRSVSLDSQMGYLPAPGSMANLPF, translated from the exons ATGAGGATCCTGGCTAACAAGACAAG GTTACCCCACCCCAGGAGGAGAGAAGCTCCAGGGAGCCCGCCGCTGTCCCCGCGCGGCcactgccccccagccccagccaagcCAATGCACCCAGAAAATAAGTTGACCAATCATGGCAAGACAGGGAATGGAGGGGCCCAATCCCAGCACCAGAATGTGAACCAAGGACCCACCTGCAACCTGGGCCCGAAgggcgtgggggcggggagccATGGGGCCAAGGCCAACCAGATCTCACCCAGCAACTCAAGTCTGAAGAACCCCCAAGCAGGGGTGCCCCCTTTCAGCTCACTCAAGGGCAAGGTGAAGAGGGAGCGGAGCGTGTCTGTGGACTCTGGAGAGCAGCGAGAGGCTGGGACCCCATCCCTGGATTCAGAGGCCAAAG AGGTGGCACCCCGGAGTAAGCGGCGGTGTGTGCTGGAGCGGAAGCAGCCATACAGCGGGGACGAATGGTGCTCAGGACCCGACAGCGAGGAGGACGACAAGCCCATTGGGGCCACCCACA ACTGTAATGTAGCAGACCCAGCCATGACGGCCCCACAGCTGGGTCCCGGCCAAGCCGCCCAACTTCCCCTCAGTGACAGCAGCGCCCCAGGACCCCCACATGGGCCGCCGCCTGGCCTCCGGCCAGAcgcccctgggggtgggggtgggggtgttcctGGCAAGCCTCCCTCACAGTACGTGTACGTCTTCACCACCCACCTGGCCAACAC GGCCGCCGAGGCCGTACTGCAGGGCCGGGCTGACTCCATCCTTGCCTACCACCAGCAGAACGTGCCCCGGGCCAAGCTGGACCAG GCCCCGAAAGTGCCACCTACCCCAGAGCCGCTACCCTTAAGCACGCCATCTGCGGGCACCCCGCAGTCCCAGGCCCCTCCGCTGCCACCGCCGCCCCCATCAGCCCCCAGCAGCGCTCCACCCACTCTGCCTTCAGATGGGCCACCTGAAGATGCCAGTCAGGACCTGACACCCAACTCCGTGGGAGCAGCCAGCACGGGCGGTGGCGCCGGGGGCACCCACCCTAACACCCCCACAGCTGCCACCGCCAGCAATCCGCTGCCTCCGGGAGGAGACCCCGGTGGtgcccctggccctgccctgctcGCGGAGGCTGCCCCCACAGGAAACGGGCAACGGAGCCTGGTGGGCTCTGAGGGCCTGTCCAAGGAGCAGCTGGAGCACCGGGAGCGTTCCCTCCAGACACTGCGGGACATTGAGAGGCTGTTGCTCCGCAGTGGGGAGACGGAGCCCTTCCTCAAGGGACCCCCAGGAGGAGCCGGCGAGGGGGGACCACCAGCACaagcccctcctgcctcccagcagccccccaCGGCCCCTCCCAGTGGGCTGAAAAAGTATGAGGAGCCCTTGCAGTCTATGATTTCACAGACGCAGAGCCTGGGGGGACCCCCGCTGGAGCATGAGGTGCCTGGGCACCCCCCAGGCGGGGACATGGGGCAGCAGATGAACATGATGATGCAGAGGCTGGGCCAGGACAGCCTGACACCAGAGCAGGTGGCCTGGCGCAAGCTGCAGGAAGAGTACTACGAGGAGAAGCGGCGGAAGGAAGAGCAGATAGGGCTGCATGGGGGCCGCCCCCTGCAAGACATGATGGGCATGGGGGGCATGATGGTGAGGGGGCCACCGCCTCCCTACCACAGCAAGCCTGGGGATCAATGGCCCCCCGGCATGGGTGCACCGCTGCGGGGCCCCATGGATGTCCAGGATCCCATGCAGCTCCGGGGCGGACCTCCCTTTCCCGGCCCCCGTTTCCCAGGCAACCAGATGCAACGGGTGCCTGGTTTTGGAGGCATGCAGGGGATGCCCATGGAGGTGCCCATGAATGCTATGCAGAGGCCTGTGAGGCCAGGTATGGGCTGGACCGAAGACTTGCCCCCCATG GGGGGGCCAAGTAATTTTGCCCAGAATGCCGTGCCCTACCCTGGCGGGCAGGGTGAAGCAGAGCGATTCATGACCCCCCGAGTCCGGGAGGAGCTGCTGCGGCACCAGCTGCTGGAGAAGCGGTCGATGGGCATGCAGCGCCCCCTGGGCATGGCGGGCGGTGCCATGGGGCAGGGCATGGAGATGGAGCGGATGATGCAGGCACACCGGCAGATGGAGCCGGCCATGTTTCCTGGGCAGATGGCTGGTGGCGAGGGCCTGGCAGGCACCCCCATGGGCATGGAGTTCGGCGGAGGCCGGGGCCTCCTGAGTCCCCCCATGGGGCAGTCTGGGCTGAGAGAGGTGGACCCTCCCATGGGGCCGGGCAACCTCAACATGAACATGAATgtgaacatgaacatgaacatgaacTTGAATGTCCAGATGACCCCACAGCAGCAGATGCTGATGTCACAGAAGATGCGGGGCCCCGGGGACATGATGGGGCCGCAGGGCCTCAGTCCTGAGGAGATGGCCCGGGTGCGGGCCCAGAACAGCAGCGGTGGCATGATGGGTGGCCCACAGAAGATGCTTATGCCCTCGCAGTTCCCCAACCAGGGCCAGCAGGGATTCTCTGGGGGCCAGGGGCCCTTCCAAGCCATGCCCCAGGACATGGGCAATACCCAAGACATGTTCAGTCCCGACCAGAGCTCAATGCCCATGGGTAACGTGGGTACCACCCGGCTCAGCCAcatgccccttccccctgcatcCAATCCTCCCGGGTCCGTGCATTCAGCCCCCAACCGGGGGCTGGGCAGACGGCCTTCAGACCTCACCATCAGTATTAATCAGATGGGCTCGCCCGGCATGGGGCACCTGAAGTCGCCCACCCTGAGCCAGGTGCACTCGCCCCTGGTCACCTCGCCCTCCGCCAACCTCAAGTCACCCCAGACCCCCTCACAGATGGTGCCCTTGCCTTCGGCTAACCCGCCGGGACCTCTCAAGTCGCCACAGGTCCTCAGCTCCTCCCTCAGTGTCCGTTCGCCCACTGGCTCGCCCAGCAGGCTCAAGTCTCCTTCCGTGGCGGTGCCTTCTCCCGGCTGGGTCGCCTCACCCAAGACAGCCATGCCCAGCCCTGGGGTCCCCCAGAACAAGCAGCCGCCTCTCAACATGAACTCTTCCACCACCCTGGGCAGCATGGAACAGG GTGCCCTCCCGCCTAGTGGCCCCCGGAGCAGCTCCTCAGCGCCTCCCGCCAACCCTCCCAGCAGCCTCATGAACCCCAGCCTGCCATTCACTTCCTCCCCAGACCCCACGCCTTCCCAGAACCCCCTGTCACTGATGATGTCCCAGATGTCCAAGTACGCCATGCCCAGCTCCACCCCGCTCTACCACAACGCCATCAAGACCATCGCCACCTCCGATGATGAGCTGCTGCCTGACCGACCCCTGCTCCCGCCTCCGCCACCTCCGCAGGGCTCTGGGCCAG GGATCAGCAATAACCAGCCCAACCCGATGCACCTGAACTCCGCTGCTGCCCAGAGCCCAATGGGCATGAACCTGCCAGGCCAGCAGCCCCTGTCCCATGAACCCCCGCCTACTATGTTGCCCTCCCCTACCCCTTTGGGGTCCAACATTCCACTGCACCCCAATGCGCAGGGGACAGGAGGGCCCCCTCAAAACTCGATGATGCTGCCTCCAGGGGGCCCAGACTCCCTGAATGCCCCCTGTGGCCCAGTGCCCAGCTCCTCCCAGATGATGCCCTTCCCCCCTCGGCTGCAGCAGCCCCATGGTGCCATGGCCCCCAgcggaggtgggggcggggggcccgGCCTGCAGCAGCACTACCCTTCCAGCATGCCTCTGCCCCCAGAGGACCTGCCTAGCCAGCCGCCGGGCCCCATACCCCCTCAACAGCACCTGATGGGCAAAGGCATGGCTGGGCGCATGGGTGACGCCTACCCCCCGGGCGTGCTCCCTGGGGTGGCGTCAGTGCTGAGCGACCCCGAGCTGAGTGAGGTGATCCGGCCCACCCCGACGGGGATCCCTGAATTCGACTTATCGAGGATCATCCCCTCTGAGAAGCCAAGCAGCACCCTCCAATACTTTCCCAAGAGTGAGAACCAGCCCCCCAAGGCCCAGCCCCCCAATCTGCATCTCATGAACCTGCAGAACATGATGGCGGAGCAGACCCCCTCACGG